A single Pseudomonas brassicacearum DNA region contains:
- a CDS encoding methyl-accepting chemotaxis protein produces MGVTLRDLISGIRDGVTQIASAAEELSAVTEQTSAGVNSQKVETDQVATAMHEMTATVQEVARNAEEASQAAAAADGEARAGDQVVSEAIAQIERLASEVVRSTDAMTVLQQESDKIGSVMDVIKAVAEQTNLLALNAAIEAARAGEAGRGFAVVADEVRGLAQRTQKSTEEIEGLVAGLQNGTQQVAAVMNNSRSLTDSSVALTRKAGASLENITRTVSNIQSMNQQIAAAAEQQSAVAEEISRSIINVRDVSEQTAAASDETAASSVELARLGNQLQMLVSHFRV; encoded by the coding sequence ATGGGCGTGACCCTGCGTGACCTGATCAGCGGCATCCGCGATGGCGTGACCCAGATCGCCAGCGCTGCCGAAGAACTGTCCGCCGTGACCGAGCAGACCAGCGCCGGGGTCAACAGCCAGAAAGTCGAGACCGACCAGGTCGCGACCGCCATGCACGAAATGACCGCCACGGTCCAGGAAGTGGCCCGCAACGCCGAAGAGGCCTCCCAGGCCGCGGCCGCTGCCGACGGCGAAGCCCGTGCCGGCGACCAGGTGGTCAGCGAAGCCATCGCCCAGATCGAACGCCTGGCCAGCGAGGTGGTGCGTTCCACCGACGCCATGACCGTGCTGCAACAGGAAAGCGACAAGATCGGCAGCGTCATGGACGTGATCAAGGCCGTGGCCGAACAGACCAACCTGCTGGCCCTCAACGCAGCGATCGAAGCAGCCCGCGCCGGTGAAGCCGGGCGTGGTTTTGCGGTGGTGGCCGATGAGGTCCGTGGCCTGGCCCAGCGCACGCAGAAATCCACCGAAGAAATCGAAGGCCTGGTGGCCGGCCTGCAGAACGGCACCCAACAAGTGGCCGCCGTGATGAACAACAGCCGCAGCCTCACCGACAGCAGCGTGGCACTGACCCGCAAGGCCGGCGCGTCACTGGAAAACATCACCCGCACGGTGTCGAACATCCAGTCGATGAACCAGCAGATCGCCGCGGCCGCCGAACAGCAAAGCGCCGTCGCCGAGGAGATCAGCCGCAGCATCATCAACGTGCGCGACGTGTCCGAACAGACCGCCGCCGCCAGCGACGAAACCGCCGCCTCCAGTGTGGAACTGGCACGGTTGGGTAATCAGTTGCAGATGCTGGTCAGTCACTTCCGCGTTTAA
- a CDS encoding histidine phosphatase family protein has product MELRLSLFGLRRSIATRRFARYRNTMVVLASALLVIPLTLWLLRPAAVPDLAHGNIAGARALADGWAKGEMIVLVRHVERCDHSKAACLNDREGITDRARAVAVGLGARFEQLGLGNADLYNSPLVRAAQTASYMFNKVGTGDDWLFNCRHDLLRNALAHKVAGRNLILVTHSECMQALETTLQRPTSTFGYGASLFVSTAQPQAPQLLGFIEASDWRSVAFQ; this is encoded by the coding sequence GTGGAACTGAGACTGAGTCTTTTCGGCCTGAGGCGCTCGATCGCTACGCGCCGGTTTGCCCGTTACCGAAACACAATGGTCGTGCTGGCTTCGGCGCTGCTGGTCATCCCGTTGACCCTCTGGTTGCTCAGACCGGCGGCGGTGCCGGACCTGGCCCATGGCAACATCGCCGGCGCCCGGGCCTTGGCCGATGGCTGGGCCAAGGGCGAGATGATCGTGCTGGTGCGCCATGTCGAGCGCTGCGATCACTCCAAGGCCGCGTGCCTGAATGATCGCGAAGGCATCACTGACCGGGCCCGTGCCGTTGCGGTGGGCCTGGGGGCGCGATTCGAGCAGTTGGGCCTGGGCAACGCCGACCTCTACAACAGCCCTCTGGTTCGTGCAGCCCAGACGGCGAGCTACATGTTCAACAAGGTCGGCACCGGTGACGATTGGCTGTTCAATTGCCGGCATGACCTGCTGCGCAATGCGCTGGCCCACAAAGTCGCCGGGCGCAACCTGATCCTGGTCACCCACAGCGAATGCATGCAGGCATTGGAAACCACGCTCCAGCGGCCTACCTCGACGTTTGGCTACGGTGCTTCGCTGTTCGTCTCCACCGCCCAGCCACAAGCGCCGCAGTTGCTCGGTTTTATCGAAGCATCTGACTGGCGCTCGGTGGCGTTTCAGTAA
- a CDS encoding phosphatase PAP2 family protein, which yields MLTSARARFYGLNLGIPLLCATVVFLLFDMTRVDIAFSNLFYDPLHQVFPLEHVRLFEKITHKWARIIPNWTGEAAIIGALLSFVWPIFKPEKRPGLLRLLEKTRLAAPLRFAHKHRRDFLYVVVAFSLSTGVIHYLKSHTSVYCPVETTQYAGKIEHKEWFQNFDLLKAAGDGRCWPGGHASGGFTMLALYFVARRYRWRHSKALMHGALVLGFVYGTTRVLQGWHYMSHTFWAGIFVWLSCWLMALLFYGRAALEQPVLKPQRATTAVLPASGNARSSA from the coding sequence ATGCTGACGTCTGCTCGCGCCCGTTTCTACGGGCTCAATCTTGGAATTCCCCTGCTCTGTGCCACGGTGGTGTTCTTGCTGTTCGACATGACTCGCGTCGACATCGCCTTCAGCAATTTATTCTACGACCCGCTGCACCAGGTCTTTCCGTTGGAGCACGTGCGGCTGTTCGAGAAGATCACCCATAAGTGGGCCAGGATCATCCCGAACTGGACCGGCGAGGCGGCGATTATCGGGGCGCTGTTGTCGTTTGTCTGGCCGATCTTCAAGCCGGAAAAACGCCCGGGGTTGCTGCGCCTGTTGGAGAAAACCCGGTTGGCCGCGCCGTTGCGTTTTGCCCACAAGCATCGGCGCGATTTTCTCTACGTAGTCGTCGCCTTTTCCCTCAGCACCGGGGTGATCCATTACCTCAAAAGCCACACCAGCGTGTACTGCCCAGTGGAAACCACCCAATACGCCGGCAAGATCGAGCACAAGGAATGGTTCCAGAATTTCGATCTGCTGAAAGCCGCCGGTGACGGTCGCTGCTGGCCCGGCGGTCATGCGTCCGGCGGCTTCACGATGCTGGCGCTGTATTTCGTCGCCCGCCGCTACCGCTGGCGTCATTCGAAAGCCTTGATGCATGGGGCATTGGTCCTGGGGTTTGTCTACGGCACGACGCGGGTCCTGCAGGGCTGGCATTACATGTCCCACACGTTCTGGGCGGGGATATTCGTCTGGTTGAGTTGTTGGCTGATGGCGTTGCTGTTTTATGGGCGCGCGGCCTTGGAGCAGCCTGTGTTGAAACCACAGCGAGCGACGACGGCTGTCTTGCCTGCGTCGGGCAACGCACGTTCGTCAGCCTGA
- the katG gene encoding catalase/peroxidase HPI, which produces MANESKCPFNHAAGGGTTNRDWWPNQLNLKILHQHSSLSDPMGEDFNYAEAFKRLDFQALKQDLNALMTDSQDWWPADFGHYGPLFVRMAWHSAGTYRTGDGRGGAGSGQQRFAPLNSWPDNVSLDKARRLLWPIKQKYGRNISWADLIVLTGNVALESMGFKTFGFSGGRADVWEPDEDVYWGSENKWLGGDVRYGKPDKAAMQDPGEGQLVAEPGNEESRTDEGRNLENPLAAVQMGLIYVNPEGPEGQPDPVAAGVDIRETFARMAMNDEETVALIAGGHAFGKTHGAGPADNVGAEPEAAGLELQGLGWKSTFGTGKGPDTITSGLEVTWTTTPTRWSNNYLENLFGFEWELTKSPAGAHQWTPKNGAGAGIIPDAHDPSKRRNPTMLTTDLALRFDPIYEKISRRFLANPDQLSDAFARAWFKLIHRDMGPLSRYLGPELPNEELLWQDPIPAVDHPLVNDSDIAALKGKLQASGLTVSQLVSTAWAAASTFRGSDKRGGANGGRLRLAPQKDWPANQPEQLAQVLATLEKVRDEFNAAQSDGKKISLADLIVLAGSAGIEQAAKNAGLSVTVPFVPGRMDASQEQTDVESFGFLEPIADGFRNYLKGRYRVSAEALLIDKAQLLTLSAPQMTVLIGGLRVLNTNVGQTSHGVFTQRPEALTNDFFVNLLDMGVEWKPLSDTQETFEARDRQTGQVKWTGTRVDLVFGSNAQLRALAEVYASPDAQEQFVNDFIAAWVKVMNLDRFDLR; this is translated from the coding sequence ATGGCAAACGAATCGAAATGCCCGTTCAATCACGCCGCAGGCGGTGGTACGACGAACCGCGACTGGTGGCCGAACCAACTGAATCTGAAGATCCTGCACCAGCATTCCTCGCTGTCCGACCCCATGGGCGAGGATTTCAACTATGCCGAGGCGTTCAAGCGCCTGGACTTCCAGGCCCTGAAACAAGACCTCAATGCACTGATGACCGACTCGCAAGACTGGTGGCCGGCGGACTTCGGTCACTACGGGCCACTCTTTGTCCGCATGGCCTGGCACAGTGCAGGCACCTACCGCACTGGTGACGGGCGCGGTGGGGCGGGTTCCGGCCAGCAGCGGTTTGCACCGCTCAACAGCTGGCCAGACAACGTCAGCCTCGACAAGGCACGTCGGCTGCTGTGGCCGATCAAGCAGAAGTATGGCCGCAATATCTCCTGGGCCGACCTGATCGTCCTCACCGGCAACGTCGCGCTGGAGTCCATGGGCTTCAAGACCTTCGGTTTTTCCGGTGGCCGCGCCGATGTCTGGGAGCCGGATGAAGACGTCTACTGGGGTTCCGAAAACAAATGGCTGGGGGGCGATGTTCGCTATGGCAAGCCCGACAAAGCCGCCATGCAAGACCCCGGCGAAGGCCAATTGGTGGCCGAGCCTGGCAACGAAGAAAGCCGCACTGACGAGGGACGTAACCTGGAGAACCCGCTGGCCGCCGTGCAGATGGGACTGATCTACGTCAACCCGGAAGGCCCCGAGGGCCAGCCGGACCCGGTCGCCGCCGGGGTGGACATCCGCGAAACCTTCGCCCGCATGGCCATGAACGACGAAGAAACCGTCGCATTGATTGCCGGCGGCCACGCCTTTGGCAAGACCCACGGCGCAGGCCCTGCGGACAATGTCGGCGCCGAACCCGAAGCCGCTGGCCTGGAGCTGCAAGGCCTGGGCTGGAAGAGCACCTTCGGCACCGGCAAGGGGCCCGACACCATCACCAGTGGCCTGGAAGTCACCTGGACCACCACGCCCACCCGCTGGAGCAACAACTACCTGGAGAACCTCTTCGGCTTCGAGTGGGAGCTGACCAAGAGCCCGGCCGGCGCGCACCAATGGACGCCAAAAAACGGTGCAGGCGCGGGCATCATCCCCGATGCCCACGACCCGTCCAAACGGCGTAACCCCACGATGCTGACCACCGACCTGGCGCTGCGCTTCGACCCGATCTACGAAAAAATCTCCCGGCGCTTCCTGGCCAACCCGGACCAGTTGTCCGATGCCTTCGCCCGCGCCTGGTTCAAGCTGATCCACCGCGACATGGGCCCGCTCTCACGCTACCTCGGCCCGGAACTGCCCAACGAAGAACTGCTGTGGCAAGACCCTATCCCGGCGGTCGACCATCCGCTGGTCAACGACAGCGACATTGCCGCCCTCAAAGGCAAGTTGCAGGCCTCGGGCCTGACGGTTTCACAGCTTGTGTCTACGGCGTGGGCCGCGGCATCCACCTTCCGTGGCTCCGACAAACGTGGCGGCGCCAACGGCGGGCGCCTGCGCCTGGCCCCGCAGAAAGATTGGCCGGCCAACCAGCCCGAACAACTGGCTCAGGTGCTGGCGACCTTGGAAAAGGTCCGGGATGAGTTCAACGCCGCCCAATCCGACGGCAAGAAAATTTCCCTGGCGGATCTGATCGTGCTGGCCGGCAGCGCCGGTATTGAACAGGCCGCGAAAAATGCCGGGCTCAGCGTGACGGTACCGTTCGTGCCAGGACGCATGGACGCGAGCCAGGAGCAGACGGACGTCGAGTCGTTCGGCTTTCTCGAACCCATCGCCGATGGCTTTCGCAACTACCTCAAGGGCCGGTACCGCGTGTCCGCCGAGGCGTTGCTGATCGACAAGGCACAACTGCTGACCCTCAGCGCCCCGCAAATGACGGTATTGATCGGCGGCCTGCGCGTGTTGAATACCAATGTCGGCCAGACGTCCCACGGGGTTTTCACCCAACGCCCCGAAGCACTGACCAACGACTTTTTCGTCAACCTGCTCGACATGGGCGTGGAATGGAAACCGCTTTCCGACACCCAGGAAACCTTCGAGGCCCGCGACCGCCAGACCGGCCAGGTCAAATGGACCGGCACCCGTGTCGACCTGGTCTTCGGCTCCAACGCGCAGCTACGGGCGTTGGCCGAAGTCTATGCCAGCCCGGATGCGCAGGAGCAGTTCGTCAACGACTTCATCGCGGCGTGGGTCAAGGTGATGAACCTGGATCGGTTTGATCTCAGGTGA
- a CDS encoding ABC transporter substrate-binding protein, producing MRSKHLKLLTAATLTVCTLAAGVAQAAGVLTIGCREESTTFDPIKSAQNRDNWVFSNVYDVLVRVDNTGTQLVPGLAESWQVSDDGLTYTFKLRPAKFSDGSPITASDAAFSLLRIRDNKGSLWSDSYKIIDKAQAPDPQTLVVTLTGPSVPFLAQLALPNVSILSQKAMEKMGEEAYAQDPVASGAFIVKEWLRGDRVVLEKNPNFWQADKVSLDGVEWISIPDDNTRMLKVQAGELDSAIFVPFSRVETLKKDPNLVVHMDPSTREDHLLINHEHGLLGKPEVRQALDLAINKKSLVDTVTFGHGQVAYSYIPKGALYHNADNLQRPYDPEKARKMLADAGASGLKLNYVVNAGNEADEQIAVLVQQQLAAVGVTATLQKVDPTQSWQMLIDGDYDLSVMYWTNDILDPDQKTTFVLGHDTNMNYMTRYKNDKVKDLVAAARVEVDPTKRKQMYTDLQAIAKQDVNWIDLYYSPYINISRKNIEHFQQNPLGRFSLEETVKR from the coding sequence ATGCGATCGAAACATCTGAAATTGCTGACCGCCGCGACGTTGACCGTTTGCACACTGGCGGCCGGTGTCGCCCAGGCAGCAGGCGTGCTGACCATCGGTTGCCGTGAAGAAAGTACGACGTTCGACCCGATCAAAAGCGCGCAGAACCGTGATAACTGGGTGTTCTCCAATGTTTACGACGTATTGGTGCGCGTCGACAACACCGGCACCCAGCTGGTACCGGGGCTGGCCGAAAGCTGGCAGGTTTCCGACGATGGTCTGACTTACACCTTCAAACTACGCCCGGCCAAGTTCTCCGACGGCTCGCCGATTACCGCCAGCGACGCAGCGTTCAGTCTGTTGCGCATTCGCGACAACAAAGGGTCGCTGTGGAGCGACTCCTACAAGATTATCGACAAGGCCCAAGCACCCGACCCACAGACACTGGTGGTGACACTCACAGGTCCTTCCGTGCCCTTCCTCGCGCAGCTGGCGTTGCCCAACGTCTCCATCCTGTCGCAAAAGGCCATGGAAAAAATGGGTGAGGAAGCCTATGCCCAGGACCCCGTTGCCTCTGGCGCCTTCATCGTCAAGGAGTGGCTACGCGGTGATCGCGTGGTGCTGGAAAAGAACCCCAACTTCTGGCAGGCCGACAAGGTGAGCCTGGATGGCGTGGAATGGATCTCCATCCCGGATGACAACACGCGGATGTTGAAGGTACAGGCCGGTGAACTGGATTCAGCGATCTTCGTGCCCTTCTCGCGCGTCGAAACCCTGAAGAAAGATCCCAACCTGGTCGTACACATGGATCCCTCCACCCGTGAGGATCATCTGCTGATCAACCATGAGCACGGACTGCTGGGCAAGCCTGAAGTACGTCAGGCCCTGGACCTTGCGATCAACAAAAAATCCCTGGTCGATACCGTGACGTTCGGCCATGGCCAGGTGGCTTACTCCTACATCCCTAAAGGTGCGCTTTATCACAATGCCGATAATCTGCAGCGCCCGTACGACCCGGAAAAAGCCAGGAAAATGCTGGCAGATGCAGGCGCCTCAGGCCTGAAGCTCAACTACGTGGTCAATGCGGGCAATGAAGCCGACGAGCAGATCGCCGTGCTGGTCCAGCAACAGCTTGCAGCGGTCGGCGTGACAGCCACCTTGCAGAAAGTCGACCCTACTCAGAGTTGGCAAATGCTGATCGACGGCGATTACGATCTGTCCGTGATGTACTGGACCAACGACATCCTCGACCCGGACCAGAAGACCACCTTCGTGCTGGGACACGACACCAACATGAATTACATGACCCGCTACAAGAACGACAAGGTCAAGGATCTGGTCGCGGCCGCGCGGGTAGAAGTGGACCCGACCAAGCGCAAGCAGATGTATACCGACCTTCAGGCGATCGCCAAGCAGGACGTCAACTGGATCGACCTCTACTACAGCCCGTACATCAATATCTCGCGCAAGAACATCGAGCACTTCCAACAAAACCCACTGGGACGCTTCTCTCTTGAGGAAACGGTGAAGCGCTAA
- a CDS encoding ABC transporter ATP-binding protein has translation MTLLHVKDLQVRFAAPGSGPFGINRQWVKAVNGVSLSLATGEVLGLVGESGSGKSTLGRAILRLTEVSAGQILFDGVDMTQGKRIDIERLRHETAMIFQDPYTALNPRMSIGDTLAEVLRVRCAIPAPMIRHRVDELLTLVGLRPELANRKPGSLSGGQCQRVGIARALAIEPRLIIADECVAALDVSIQGQIINLLLELRQRMNLTILFIAHDLAIIRRLCDRVAVMYLGKIVEQGPTEAVFSSPRHPYTVALIQSIPHIDPTRPLLGAPLPGEPPSPLNLPSGCAFHPRCRYAQPICARTPPPIHDINGHRYSCVLGEPLL, from the coding sequence ATGACCCTGTTGCACGTGAAGGATCTACAGGTGCGCTTCGCCGCCCCTGGCAGCGGTCCGTTCGGGATCAACCGGCAATGGGTGAAAGCCGTCAACGGTGTGTCGCTGAGCCTGGCCACCGGGGAGGTGCTTGGGCTGGTGGGTGAGTCGGGCAGCGGCAAGAGCACCCTGGGTCGGGCCATCTTGCGCCTCACTGAGGTCAGCGCCGGACAAATCCTGTTCGATGGCGTGGATATGACTCAGGGCAAGCGGATCGACATCGAGCGACTGCGCCACGAAACCGCGATGATTTTCCAGGATCCTTATACCGCCCTCAATCCGCGAATGAGCATTGGCGACACCCTGGCTGAAGTGCTGCGAGTGCGATGCGCGATCCCTGCCCCGATGATTCGCCATCGGGTCGATGAATTGCTGACCCTGGTCGGCCTGCGGCCGGAGCTGGCCAACCGCAAGCCGGGTTCGTTGAGTGGCGGTCAATGCCAACGTGTGGGGATCGCACGGGCACTGGCCATCGAGCCACGGTTGATCATCGCCGATGAATGCGTGGCCGCGCTGGACGTTTCCATACAGGGACAGATCATCAACCTGTTGCTGGAGCTGCGGCAGCGCATGAACCTGACGATTCTGTTCATTGCCCACGACCTGGCGATCATTCGGCGGCTATGTGATCGGGTCGCCGTGATGTACCTCGGCAAGATCGTCGAGCAAGGCCCCACGGAGGCCGTGTTCAGCAGCCCGCGGCATCCCTATACCGTCGCGCTGATCCAGTCCATTCCACACATCGACCCGACGCGACCGTTGCTGGGCGCCCCCCTGCCCGGCGAGCCACCCAGCCCCCTGAACCTTCCATCGGGCTGCGCTTTTCACCCGCGCTGCCGGTATGCACAACCCATCTGCGCGAGAACACCGCCCCCCATCCATGACATCAATGGACATCGTTATAGCTGTGTGCTCGGAGAGCCATTGCTCTAA
- a CDS encoding ABC transporter ATP-binding protein, protein MSTPVLHVEDLSVIAGHGESEVTLVDRVSFDLAEGEILGLVGESGSGKTMACRALMRLLPSSTLRVQGKAVRLAGEDLLSLDEAGMRGIRGRRLGMIFQNPGSHLDPLMRIGEQIGEGIRLHQGASKREARAKAIDVLRQVGIPDPSRRVDSYPHEFSGGMRQRAMIAVALGCNPQVLIADEPTTALDVTVQAQILRLLLDLRDQRGLSIIMITHDLGVVAQTCDSIAVMYAGRLCEHGNKLDLLAHPRHPYTAALIDCQPATSAGHAMLKTIAGQPPLLDALPTGCRFNPRCLQQGSQCTRLLPQMQVAAEAHRVACHYPLPAGASS, encoded by the coding sequence ATGAGCACACCAGTGTTGCACGTCGAGGACCTCAGCGTGATCGCCGGCCATGGTGAATCCGAGGTCACGCTGGTGGATCGTGTGTCATTTGACTTGGCCGAAGGCGAAATCCTCGGTCTGGTGGGTGAGAGCGGCTCTGGCAAGACGATGGCCTGCCGGGCCTTGATGCGCTTGCTACCCTCTTCAACCCTCCGGGTCCAGGGCAAGGCCGTGCGCCTCGCTGGTGAGGATCTGCTGTCACTGGATGAAGCCGGCATGCGGGGCATACGGGGTCGGCGACTGGGGATGATTTTCCAGAATCCCGGCAGTCATCTTGACCCGTTGATGCGTATCGGCGAACAGATCGGCGAGGGCATACGCCTGCATCAGGGGGCGTCCAAGCGAGAAGCACGGGCGAAGGCCATTGATGTGTTACGCCAGGTGGGCATTCCCGATCCGTCAAGGCGGGTCGACAGTTATCCCCATGAGTTTTCCGGTGGCATGCGTCAACGCGCCATGATCGCCGTGGCACTGGGTTGCAACCCCCAGGTGCTGATCGCCGATGAGCCGACCACCGCCCTGGATGTCACCGTACAGGCACAGATCCTGCGCCTGCTCCTGGATTTGCGCGACCAACGTGGGCTGTCAATCATCATGATCACCCATGACCTGGGGGTCGTCGCCCAGACCTGTGATTCCATCGCGGTGATGTACGCCGGTCGGCTCTGCGAACATGGCAACAAGCTTGATCTGCTGGCTCACCCACGACATCCCTATACGGCGGCCCTGATCGACTGCCAACCGGCTACCAGCGCCGGTCATGCCATGCTCAAAACCATCGCTGGCCAGCCTCCTCTGCTGGATGCGCTGCCCACCGGTTGCCGCTTCAATCCACGCTGCCTTCAGCAGGGCAGCCAGTGCACGCGGCTGTTGCCACAGATGCAAGTCGCGGCAGAGGCACACCGAGTGGCCTGCCATTACCCGCTGCCTGCGGGAGCTTCGTCATGA
- a CDS encoding ABC transporter permease produces the protein MSSQTIRPAWRLALRLGLRNRRLATVLGLAILFGWLLLALFAPWVAPFDPIAQNTDIRLLGPSLAHPFGTDNFGRDVLSRVIWGARIDLQICVIGVVFPFLIGTCVGALAGYIGGRFDTICMRLIDIILAFPFLVLMLAIMAILGPGLGSFYIAMALVGWVSYARLIRSQILVLKESDFALAAKSLGFGHGRILFRHLLPNAMFGSIVFSMSDAVLVLLNGAAVSYLGLGVQPPTSEWGTMVAEGQSFITNAWWICTFPGLAIVTLAMGFSLLADGVAEHLGERP, from the coding sequence ATGAGCAGCCAGACCATCAGGCCCGCCTGGCGTCTTGCCCTGCGTTTGGGCTTGCGCAACCGTCGCCTGGCCACCGTGCTAGGCCTGGCGATTCTGTTTGGCTGGCTGTTGCTCGCACTCTTCGCACCCTGGGTCGCGCCCTTCGATCCGATTGCCCAGAACACCGATATCCGCCTGCTGGGGCCGAGCCTGGCCCATCCGTTCGGCACGGATAATTTCGGTCGCGACGTTCTTTCCCGAGTGATCTGGGGCGCGCGCATCGACTTGCAGATTTGCGTGATCGGGGTGGTTTTCCCGTTCTTGATCGGCACTTGCGTCGGCGCCTTGGCCGGCTATATCGGTGGCCGGTTCGACACGATCTGCATGCGCCTGATCGATATTATTCTGGCCTTCCCCTTCCTGGTGCTGATGTTGGCAATCATGGCCATCCTAGGCCCCGGCCTGGGCAGCTTTTATATTGCGATGGCTTTGGTGGGTTGGGTGTCCTATGCACGGCTGATCCGTTCGCAGATTCTGGTGCTCAAGGAAAGCGATTTCGCCTTGGCGGCGAAAAGCCTGGGCTTCGGTCATGGCCGCATTCTGTTTCGGCACCTGTTGCCCAATGCCATGTTCGGTTCGATCGTGTTTTCCATGTCCGACGCGGTGCTGGTACTGCTCAATGGGGCGGCGGTCAGCTACCTCGGCCTGGGGGTGCAGCCACCCACATCCGAGTGGGGCACGATGGTCGCCGAGGGCCAGAGTTTTATCACCAATGCCTGGTGGATCTGCACCTTCCCGGGACTGGCGATCGTCACCCTGGCCATGGGCTTCAGCCTGCTGGCCGACGGTGTCGCCGAGCACCTCGGAGAGCGTCCATGA
- a CDS encoding ABC transporter permease, translated as MNLARYRFILSRPLQLLPVLFGISLITFVLVRSIPGDPARALLGSRSTPEALIRIRAQYGLDQPLWMQYFYFLKNLFKGDLGQSLLYKVDALKLISTRIEPTLFLVLGSVLLALLIAVPLATVAARNKGGWQDHLIRLFTTAGLGMPAFWLGIMLILLLSVQLGLFPVSGYGRTGWDKLHHMVLPCLTIALALSAVLVRNLRASMLMELHADHATAARARGLSERAIFRRHVLPNSLVPAVNLLAVNIGWLISGTVVIESLFAIPGIGQLLVRGIFTRDYMVVQGVAMVLALATVMVNFLADVLTVMIDPRVNMR; from the coding sequence ATGAACCTGGCGCGCTATCGTTTCATCCTGTCGCGTCCGCTACAGCTATTGCCGGTGCTGTTTGGCATCAGCCTGATCACTTTTGTGCTCGTGCGCTCAATCCCCGGGGACCCCGCCCGGGCACTGCTGGGCTCGCGCAGCACGCCGGAGGCGCTGATCCGGATTCGTGCCCAGTACGGTCTCGACCAGCCGTTGTGGATGCAGTACTTCTACTTTCTCAAGAACCTGTTCAAAGGCGATCTCGGCCAATCGCTGCTCTACAAAGTCGATGCCTTGAAGCTGATCAGTACCCGCATTGAGCCAACCCTGTTCCTGGTGCTCGGCAGCGTACTGCTGGCGCTGCTGATTGCCGTGCCGCTGGCAACGGTGGCCGCGCGCAACAAGGGCGGCTGGCAGGATCACCTGATTCGCCTGTTCACCACGGCAGGGCTGGGCATGCCGGCGTTTTGGCTAGGCATCATGTTGATCCTGCTGCTCAGTGTGCAGTTGGGGCTATTCCCGGTCTCAGGCTATGGACGTACAGGGTGGGACAAACTGCATCACATGGTTTTGCCGTGCCTGACCATTGCCTTGGCACTCTCCGCCGTTCTGGTGCGCAATCTGCGCGCCAGCATGCTCATGGAGCTACACGCCGATCATGCCACCGCCGCACGAGCCCGGGGCTTGTCCGAGCGGGCGATATTTCGTCGGCATGTGCTGCCCAACTCCCTGGTACCGGCGGTCAACCTGCTGGCGGTGAACATCGGCTGGTTGATCAGCGGCACGGTGGTCATCGAAAGTCTGTTTGCCATTCCCGGCATCGGTCAATTGTTGGTACGCGGCATCTTTACCCGCGACTACATGGTGGTCCAAGGCGTGGCCATGGTGCTGGCCCTTGCCACCGTCATGGTCAATTTCCTCGCCGATGTGCTGACCGTGATGATTGATCCGCGGGTGAACATGCGATGA